Proteins from a single region of Corvus moneduloides isolate bCorMon1 chromosome 19, bCorMon1.pri, whole genome shotgun sequence:
- the RHBDL3 gene encoding rhomboid-related protein 3 isoform X3, with product MSNKRSNSFRQAILQGNRRLCSKALLEETGLSLSQRLIRHVAYETLPREIDRKWYYDSYTCCPPPWFMITITIVEVAFFLYNGVVLDRFVLQVSHPLYLKNALLYHPQLRAQAWRYLTYIFMHAGIEHLGLNVVLQLLVGVPLEMVHGAARISFVYVAGVVAGSLAVSVADMRAPVVGSSGGVYALVSAHLANIVMNWSGMKCQFKLLRMAVALICMSFEFGRAVWLRFHPSAYPPCPHPSFMAHLGGVMVGITLGVIILRNYEQRLQDQTLWWIFLSIYIIFVLFAIFWNIFAYSLLDLKLPPPP from the exons ATGAGCAACAAAAGGTCGAACAGTTTCCGCCAAGCCATCCTCCAGGGGAACAGGAGGCTGTGCAGCAAGGCCCTGCTGGAGGAGACAGGACTGAGCCTCTCACAGAGGCTGATCCGGCACGTGGCATATGAGACCCTGCCACGGGAGATTGACCGCAAGTGGTACTACGACAGCTACACCTGCTGCCCCCCGCCCTGGTTCATGATCACCATCACTATTGTAGAG GttgccttttttctttacaatgGAGTGGTCTTAGACAGATTTGTGCTGCAAGTCAGCCACCCCTTGTACCTGAAGAATGCATTACTGTACCATCCCCAGCTTCGGGCCCAGGCTTGGAGGTACCTAACCTACATATTCATGCATGCAGG GATAGAACACCTTGGGCTCAATGTTGTCCTTCAGCTCTTGGTTGGGGTTCCTCTGGAAATGGTGCATGGAGCTGCGAGGATCAGTTTTGTGTATGTTGCAGGAGTTGTGGCAG ggtccctggcagtgtcagTGGCTGACATGAGAGCACCTGTGGTGGGCTCCTCTGGAGGTGTGTATGCTCTTGTCTCTGCTCACCTGGCCAATATTGTGATG AACTGGTCAGGAATGAAGTGCCAATTCAAACTGCTGCGCATGGCTGTTGCCTTGATCTGTA TGAGCTTTGAATTTGGAAGAGCCGTGTGGCTGCGATTCCACCCCTCTGCTTACCCGCCATGCCCTCACCCCAGCTTCATGGCTCACCTGGGAGGGGTGATGGTTGGAATCACCCTTGGTGTCATCATCCTGAGGAACTATGAGCAGAGACTCCAAGATCAGACTTTATGGTGGATCTTCCTTTctatttacataatttttgtcttgtttgccatcttctggaatatttttgcCTACAGTCTGTTGGATCTAAAGCTACCTCCCCCACCTTAA